The following are encoded together in the Elusimicrobiaceae bacterium genome:
- a CDS encoding helix-turn-helix transcriptional regulator — protein MKEMKFRNQLFVLRKCKCMLQRDVAAQMGMSQRMLSAYERCERPIPSDKLIAFAEFYGCSIERILDLDAPEPVNETYTLEWQPLPAPPDRYVLVRFKDLDNPELWCSELAFSIDGLRFLGDNDIPFYTDVVNWAYVPYDEE, from the coding sequence ATGAAAGAAATGAAATTTAGAAACCAATTATTTGTTTTACGCAAATGCAAATGTATGCTTCAGCGCGACGTGGCCGCCCAAATGGGCATGAGCCAACGTATGCTATCTGCGTATGAACGGTGCGAACGTCCCATTCCGAGCGACAAGCTTATCGCCTTTGCCGAGTTTTACGGCTGCAGCATCGAACGCATTCTTGATTTGGATGCGCCAGAGCCGGTCAATGAAACGTACACGTTGGAGTGGCAACCGTTACCGGCTCCACCCGACCGTTACGTGTTGGTAAGGTTTAAAGACCTGGATAATCCGGAATTGTGGTGCAGTGAGTTGGCGTTCTCGATAGACGGTTTACGCTTCCTGGGTGATAATGATATCCCGTTTTATACCGACGTCGTGAATTGGGCTTACGTGCCGTAT